From Methanophagales archaeon, a single genomic window includes:
- a CDS encoding DUF2149 domain-containing protein, whose protein sequence is MRYLKRGSGGNRRGRGRSRSKRLHEEEDPLSGVANLFDVAMLFGLGLLVMVLIQMGMQEALTNPEKMKQIIERGKMLKMAPTDQTVTVTGDIVESGTLYEVKQSGGQSAYILVNATEEQKTGG, encoded by the coding sequence ATGAGGTATTTGAAACGAGGAAGTGGAGGAAATAGAAGAGGTAGAGGCAGAAGCAGAAGCAAGAGACTGCATGAGGAAGAAGACCCTTTAAGCGGTGTTGCAAATCTGTTCGATGTAGCAATGCTATTCGGACTTGGGCTGCTGGTGATGGTACTGATACAGATGGGAATGCAGGAGGCGCTCACGAATCCCGAGAAGATGAAACAGATAATCGAGCGTGGTAAGATGCTGAAGATGGCACCAACAGACCAGACGGTCACTGTTACTGGCGATATAGTAGAATCAGGAACATTGTACGAGGTGAAGCAGTCAGGAGGGCAGTCTGCATACATATTGGTGAATGCCACTGAGGAGCAGAAGACAGGGGGATGA